The genomic DNA ttgccttgcaaaaaaaacaaaaaagaaaatggctgaacaacgacatatatacatatatgcatatatatatatatattgtatataaatgtatacacataCTACCATGGATGTACATATTTGTATAGTACTTTACCAACCTTAAAGTGCTAAAGTTAACTATATTATTACTGCTACCACTCTACATAACATGGATCTACATTTCTCATTAAGGATTTGGCAGTGCAAGGGTCAACATGAAACTTATGTATTAGTCAGGTCTTTTAAAACACTaatttttgtgagaaatcaaactAGCTATAATAAGGGCCTGAAGATATGGTATCTTTAATCAATTGGAGCTTTATGCTCTGTCTGAAACAAGTCTTAATGAAGAATATACAAAGCCTATACTTTAGaggtttaatggaaaaaagtaaactaTCCATTCTTTCTACTTTTTGCCAAGTGAGCTGCCTAATCAGGAAGGAGGCAGACCACACAGATCTCACACACATATTCAAGCAAAATCCTAAAGTTTCTTCTGGACCAAATAATGATCAACAAACCCAAAGAGAAACTAGAGTGACTTCTTATATCCTTAAACTGAAAAAAGGTCAGTTTGAAGCCTGAGAGCAATAGGAAAGTTCACCAACATAGCTAGCAGCAAGGCAGAGTAGTCTCTGACCATAATCTGAGATAAGCCAGAGATCCTGCAAACCTGAAAGGTTCTGTGATTGTAGGCAGCAAAAGCAGTGGACTCTTGAAAAAGCCCCAGAATGGAGACTTTGGACAACAGTTAAAGGCCACCATCGACTCACACTGGAACAGCCCAAACAAGGGTTTTTTGAAGTACCAAACACTCTTCCCTGAGATACCAAAGAGGGCCTGAAGATCCATCACTCTGAAACGCAGAGATGAAAGAGGGAAGAAGTGAAGATAGGAAAAGAATGGACAGAGTAACAATGCAGAAACTCAGGAGACATCagggaaaaccaaaaaaaaaatctcggacatttttacatacacatatatgataaCAACAGAGATAATCTTAGAAGGAAGAATCAGAGATGAAAAGTAGCATGATAAACTTGAAGGAGAGATCATTTGCTTGGATTAGGATCAAGATATGGGAATGTCAGAAAAGGTTACATGCAAGATATGGCATATGAGTAAAGTAAGGATTGGAGGTATAGTACAGTTATGAGGAATGATATGAACTTCCTTCTTTTACCTGCTATCTCTCTCCTAGTTCTATCCTACCCAACTTAGATATACTTCTCCATACCCCTTTGTCTTACCTTCTATTTTGCTGTCTAGAGCTCTTACTCTGTTGCTATCTCTCATGCATAGTTTCTTCATTTCATATGCCTTTGATACTTTTGTACTCATCGAAATATGACTTTGAAGACACCTCATCTCTTTTCACCCTCACCATTTCTCATGCCCCTTTATTTATAGGACTCAGAGGAAGAGTTGGCATTGTCCTAACTTTCCTCTCACTTCCAGACCCTCTTTCTCTGACTATTACTCAGCAATCTCTCTGCTAAAATTTATACCACCCAACTTTTCTCACATTGTCCTTATCTTTAGTATTATCTTTGATTTCCAGAGCTTTTTCCTCTTCATCCCAACCTCTTCCTTCATCCAGGAGATTTCACTTAGTAGTTAATAATTCTGCCAATACCCTCAACTTCCTATCAGTCACCTCACATCATACATACCATCATCCTCACACTTTTCCAGTCTCAAGATCTTGAAGTATGAAATCTGCTCTCTGATCACTAGTTTCTGTCCTACTACATTCTCACTGTTGTGCTTTTATTAAGCCTATTCTTTGCCCTCCCAGTCCCTAAAATCCATTTCAATTCTCTTACTTTCTCCTTAACTCATTTTGTGTTCTTCCAACCATCTGGGTTTGGTAGTTAACCAACAAAACAAAGTTCTCCACCTCAGTATCCTAGTTCTCCAGCTTTTGACATTCTTCTAATATATGACCTTGGGTCACCTCTCATCAAGTGCCTCTCCCCTCtcctacattttatttttatgctacTGGAAAAAGTTGCAAAATCATGTTAGGCCAGCCTACTATAAATTCATGTTTTCTAACCTTAACTCTTCTCTCTTTGTTATACAGCAATATTTATACAGCAATATTCTATCCACCTGATCAATAATCACCATACAAGAGCTATTCTATAGCAGccattctatatttttctctcttcttgaaTTTCCATTGCCACTAATCCTTCCATGGTCCCAGAAAATAGTCCTTTTCCTCAGAACATCTTACTTGAATTGTGATTGATTGACCAGGGTAATGTGGCTTAAGTTCTtgaaattaaaattctaattaaatATCCCATCTGTGCAGGACAAAATATCtcctaagaagaaaaataaggaattgCTAGGGGAGAGGCAAAAGTAGAGGGGTCAAAAGTTTGACATCAAAGAGTGCCATTTTCTtgccaaaagaaatgatgagcttacAAAATTTCGattccttttttcattctataaaatatatttaatgttaaTTATGTACAGGACCCTATAATAGATGAAGGAGAAATCAGCTGTTATTTACTGAAAAGTGAAATAACTCCTATCTTAAGTTTAACATGAAGTAGTTAACATGTAAGTAGTAACTTAGAATTCTCTGTTTTTTTAGGTATCCTtctcatatttgttttttatgaAATTGTGTTTATGTAGCACCAACACCATACAAGAGACTTCAGAGCCCTGgatagacatatatagacataattttgtttataaaagagaaaaatattattcctattttaaacaAGCAGCATTTCtaaatgaaaaatcaattttttaatcaGACAtcaattttcctgttgaaaagagCTTAGTTTTGGGGAAGAATAGATAAGTATGGGAAGTAAAATAGGTCACACTTAATACATCCTCATTTGGTACAAATAAGATACTATCAATACAATTTCAACAAAGcagatttttcccctaatcaaaAATGTGAACTTTGCAAATTTAGTATTTCTTGTATAGTAAATTTAGATCCCTGAAttacatagatttagagttggcaGGGATCCCAGAGACCACCTAGTCTAACCCCTTTACTTTACAGAGATCTAAGAAAggtaaatgatttgttcaagagGTCCTAGGCAGCAGGTGAATTCAAACCTAAGTCCAATGATCCCAAGTTAAGCCTTCCAAATGTATGGAAACATTTAAAtggaagttattttattttttatttagcagAATATGAatgataaatttctttcttttttttttaaggttttttttttttttttgcaaggcaaatggggttaagaagcttgcccaaggccacacagctaggtaattattaagtgtctgaggctggatttgaacccaggtactcctgactccagggccagtgctttatctactgctccacctagccaccccactgcccgcctagccgcccctgaatgaTAAATTTCAAAGAGGAAGTTGCATTGAAAATATACTTAAGGAAGggagctattttattttattttatcttttaaaatttgcacatttttatttatttgtttttatctagCTACATGCAATGGTacttttaaccaatcatttttttttttttttgcaaggttttgtgttttatatttttctcccttccctcccccctacccttgacagaaatcaatctaatataggttcaaTATGTATCACCATGCTATACATAGATCTGTATTGATCATGGTgtaaaagaatcaaatccaaatggaaggaaaaaagcgttagagagagaaaaaagtgacaatttttaaaaattgaaaatagtaagctttggtcttcatttaaactccacagttccttctctgaatatggacggtattttccatcacaagcctttTAGAACCATCTTTGATTATTGAGCtgctgaaatgatcaagtccatcatagctgatcatcacccaatgttgttagtgtgtataatgtcctggttctattcattttactcagcatAAAACTATGCAGTCCTTGAACTGgagctgagcgagatgaacagaaccaaaagaacactgtacaccctaacagcagcatgggggtgtagtcaaccttaatggatttgttcattccatcagtgcaacaatcaggcacaattttggggttatctgcaatggagaatgctgtctgtatccagaaaaagaactatggagtttgaaaaaagagcaaagactattacctttaattaaaaaaaactaatatcttattatgtaattttgctatctcttatgctttatgtttcttccttaagaatatgatttctctctcatcacattcaacttagatcaatgcataccatggaaacaatgtaaagactaacagactgcctcctgtgggggggtggagggaaggaagcaagattaggagaaaaattgtaaaattcaaaataaataaaatctttctttaaaaaaaaatgcaagtctttctagCCTTTTCTGAAGACCCCTCTGTCatgattccttatagaacaatggtgttccatcacattcatataccacaattggttcaaccattccctaattgatggtcattccctcactttccaattctttgtactACAAAAGGAACTGCTATGAATATCATTGTAAAGGGAGCCTATTTTAAAATAagtccttttttttagttgtttttttttttccaaggtaaatggagttaagtggcttgcccaaggccacacagctaggtaattattaagtgtctgaggctggatttgaactcagggctggtgctctatccactgtgccacctcaccacccctaaaataaattcttaaacaGCAAAGTTTCtagaatatttcatttaaaacaagTTCTAGTAAAGTTTCTagaacattttatttatcttaaaGTGTCTGGGAATTTTGTTAAAATCATAGTTTCAAAGAATGCAatgattcttaaatgatctctccctGATCTGTTTTTCAGGTGAGTTGTTTTTGGTATCATATAGcttagattttcttcttttttccccaatttaaaaaattttattctattagctattatgtcatgggttttttttttttcaattttgctttGGTCTATTTGATTCAGTCTTGGTTTTAGGGTGTCATTTCTTTGTTTAGGCTTCCTACTTTTCTCTCTAAACTATTCTTGAAATTCCTTTTTTCagagttttaatttcattttatctctcaTATTACACCTAGCATGACATCTGACTCCATCAGACTCATAGGTACTTAGTAAGTGTTTAATGGCTGGCCAAGTGATTACTTGCTGAAAACAACCCTTCtcattcttctaatcttggtacTGAATTAGCATATTTGTGGGTGGTATGTTTTCTAAACATTTTGCTACAAATAGTGGAGTCATTTGTTCTTCTCAGCTATCCCTCCCAACTAAAAAGTAACCCTTCTATGATGTCATAGTGTCTGGATTCTAGAGCCTTAATGTTTGTCACCAATTTCTTTCATCTTGGTTCCAGGGTCATGCTATTATTAAAACTTCTCTAAGGGAAAATTCCCAACTAATTGGAAAGAGAAGTTATCTATCTTCTGTTCCTAATCCCTGATTCCCATCTTACCCAGGTCTCTTTCCTCCCTACTATATCACCattgtccaggtttttttttttttaattttagaccTTTTTGCAATAACTAGCAACAAAAGATGTAACTTTGTGCGGTGGATAGAAGATTTGTTTGGAAACCAGGAAGACCAAGTATCCAGTTCAACTCTGACACATACCATGTTtccctgggcaagttgtttaacttctAGGTGGTCTAAGCAATTCTCCAAGTCTATCAATTGCAGAGAACTTGAAGTAAAAAGAGTCCACGTATTGGTAGAAAAATTTTCCTCAAGAAGAAGGTATTCCCTAAGCTAATGAAATCAGGTCAAATCATTCCTTTACTTATGACAAAAATTCCCCCCAAAAGACCTTTATTGAAACCAGCACAACATATCTAACTTAGTTCAACTCTTGCAACACAGCTTGTAAAGATTAAGTCCTTTTCCCACATTCACCTATAGAATATTAAATCAGGAAAGACATCAATTTCTTCCATTCTCAggattagatagatagattctACATAGATTGATAGAATTTCTACATAGTTATAGATAAGTAacagaaaagcatttttaaaactattttattttttcccaagtacatgtaaaaataattttaacattcaatttaacaataatttttaacattcatgctAGCATTTAAGATTCATTAtcactcccttcctcctctttccactttgagacagtaagtaatctgacatagattatacatgcgcaatcatgtaaagcattttcatattagttattttgtgaaagaaaactcaaggaagaaaaaagaaagaaagagagaaagagaaagaaagaaagaaagaaagaaagaaagaaagaaagaaagaaagaaagaaagaaagaaagaaagaaagaaagaaagagatttcTATAGTGCATTTtgaaatcaaatgggaaaatacTGAAAGGATAGAAATCAAGGAGCTAGAAGTATGGGACCTAGTCCTTAATGGTGGTTTCCAAATGTATAGGAAGCAATTTACTTTTACTCTCCTTTGATGAGGTGGGCTCACAGGCAATCACAAAATATGCCATTTCAGAAGTGCCATGATAGAGGCAATTGGGATTGCTACCAGAGATAAACATACACTTAGTGATAGAAATTTTTGATGAACTTTTATGACaattcttctctgaattcttacaCATGATTTTAGGTGTGAAACAAACTTCATTGATTTTATTCTGATCACTGGAATATAGAAAGGTGTTGAAGTTTTTACAGTGACTTATATGTGAATTAATTAGTTTCATCTCATCAGTGCAATATTTATCATCATTGGTGGTGCTGATCTTGGATTTCCGCATATGCTGAACCTCAAACCACTTAGCTTCAGTTAAACCAGGCGGGGTAGCTGCAATGACCAGGAACATAGTCACCCAAAGCCCCAGCAGCATCAGTTGGAAAGTTGCCATCAGTATGAGATGATTTCTCCTAGAGAAGGTAAAtatagaaggagaaagaaaatgaggaagagagaacAAAATATCTAGGCAATCCCTGTGTCCTCATTTAGTCAATTGGCCATTAGCTTGATCACCCTGTGTGCAAAGCGTCATATGAGGcaatgtggggtgggggggattaataggaaaggaagacaagattATACAGAAATGACTCCAAGGCAGAAAGAGAACATCACTCAAAATGATCCAGTCCTACTCCAGAATGTCTTTGTTCTTCTCTACTATTTTAGATGGTCTATATTTTAGAGTTGCTCAAAAGCAAGGGCCTTTTTGTTTACCTATGTCAAGAGACCTTGCCTGACATTGGATGGATTCTATCACTagctcaaattttcctgactccaacacAGAATAAAACTTTTCTAGATAGACCATATCTGAAATATTATGTTCACTTCTGGATTCCCTTGCTTAGATTATCATCGAATGATGTAATGAGATCACATGATTACAATGGACAAAAACTTGGTTTGAAATCAGAGAAGATATGTGCAAATCTTACCTCTGCTACCTACCATCTAATATGACTCTgatatgtcacttaacctctcagactcagtttccccacctgccATATTTAAATTAGACTAGATtgcctctaagattcctttcagttctaagttTATGAAACTAGGATGCTATGATTTCTATATGTTCTAAGGGAAAGCACAGTGAAAATATTTAAAGTTGGGCAAGAGAAGAGGTAATTAACAGGAAACTTCTCTTAGATATCCTgaaaaatatttactattattatactTATAATCCACTTTAGCATATTCAGTCCCACATACAAATGAACACTGGGatagtttccttcaaaacaaGTCTTGAAGTGAAGATAAAGGGTGCTATCAGGAAAAAAGCTCTGGCAGGTGTGAATGGGAGCTGGGCCATATTCCTCTCTTGACTCAGTCCCTAGTTTTATGATGATAAGCAAATCCTGAAAACTATCTGCTGAAAATGGAAATTGTACAACTAAAGAATTGTATAAACTATTGACAATGTAATCCCTCTTTCATTTGCATAGGTCCATGGTTCATTTCTCAACCAGATATTATATTTGATTATTACAGACTTTGCCAGACTATTTAACTATTTTCaattaagcatttttttaaaaattaagttataatgtaacagaaataaataaaagaccaTTCAATTGGGGTCAGACTTAGAAGATTCATAGCAATCATTCTGAATAATCATTACCTGAATAAACCAACATCCATTCAATTCTTATCTGCAAGATCTTTCTAGACCACTCATAAATGGCCTCCAATTTCTAAATATGCACCACTTTCATATTTACCACCTTTAACAGTCTAGCCAAACTAGCTGATTTGCTGTTCCTCCTCTATAATATGTCATCTCCATCTCCATACATTTGCACAGACTGTTTCCCATGCCTTTAGTATGTCCCCTCTTCACTTTTACTTCTTAGAGCACTTTGCTGGAGTACTgggatagagtattggactttGAATCATAGAGtcttagttcaaatcttaccacagacacttactagctgtgtgatccttaaTAAGTCTCAACTTCAATTACCTTATCTGCGAAGTAAGGATATTAATAGCACAAACTTCACAGAATTATGAACTAAAAATACAGTACTATGCAAACTGAATTCTCCATATAAATTCTACTATTGTTAACATAATTAATATAAGAATCCCTTGATTCTTTCAAGGTTTGGCCCAATTTTTAGTTTTCCTAAGAGTCCTTTTCAGACTCCTCCCCAATTATTGGTCTCCATCTCCACCACAAAGTACTTTCAATATGAAAAACATACAAATTCTATATGCTTGTTTCCAaccaatacaaaataatttccatgAGGGAACTATTATGTTATCTACTTTGTATTACACAGGTAGCAATAGAAAGGTACTTTATGGATATAAACAGGTCAATACTTAACCAATAAGGAACATCAAAACAGAACAGAAATAAAGAATACCAATACAAAACTGAATGACAGAGAAGATGGGCTGTTCATGTGGCAAGACTAAGTAATTACCCAGATCGCCctagtgctccatttatttatctGATCATGGGGTGTGTTGGAGAAGGGATAGaaggtaaaaatgaagaaatggtaaTGTATTAGCAGAAAGGCCATCAGAAAGGCTCTCGCTTTTCTTCCTGAGGAAAAGTTGTTTTGTCCTGAGCAGTCATGCTCCAAGAAATATAATCTTGGTTAAATCAGTATAGTCATCAGAAGAAAGGGAGTCAATAGACATAACTGTTGAGAAAAATTCTATCCTGGGCAATACATTTGGAAGTTAATCACTAGAGAAGGAGCTTCTGTATTTTTCCTTCAGATTCAATTCTGAGTGTATagaagaaattgatatttttgttctaAGTTCAAACATGGAGCCCTAGCTCATTGTATCAGTTGGAACTTGGTGAATCTGGAGTCCCTAAATTCATGACTTAGGATCTTTGAGTTCTCAAATGGACTGATTAGACAGGTAAGAGGAAAAGAACAACATCTTTGACCTCCTCTCCCAATTGTCTGAATGACTATGCCCAGAgggttttttgtattttctcttcaCCTGTTGTCACTGACTATAAAATAGCCAATAACCTTTATGTTAGTGTTTCTCGTCCAGTAATATGCTGCTTCTTCCCCTTACTTTATCTTAGGTCACAGGATCAGAAACCAGCTGTCACTATTTGACCTAGAACAAGTGTCAGTCTCCCTAAACTATagtttattttggattttttgtttgtttttttttggaggcaaccAGAGTTAATGCCTTGCTCAGGAActtagtaagtgttaagtgtgtgagttcagatttgaactcagattcttttgACCCCAGggtaggtgctttatccattctACCACCTAGCTGTGCAATTTCCTTCAACTATTAAATGAGGTAATTGTATTAAATGATCTCTGACATCTCATCAGTTTTATGATCTTTATGTTTCTTTATCTAGGCCTTTATTTTCTTAAGAATTCTCACCCTTTGGTTACCTCCCTTGATTTCCAAGACTGAATCTATTGGATCAATTTGCCTcataaattttttgtttaatttaatttaatttttcccctagttacatgcaaaaacaagtttcaagaTTCACTTCCTCAAACTCCACTTCCCCattttgagaaagcaaattatttgatataggtttaaaACGTATAGTCATtaaaaacattaccataatagtcatgttgtaaacaTCCTCCCTCCCacaaagaaacctcaagaaaaataaagttaaaaaaaagtatgcttcaaactaaattcagataccattagctctgtttTTGGGaaggatagtattctttatcataagtccttcagcaTCTTCTtaggtcacagcattgctgagaaaagctgtcATTCACAGGTGATCATTTTGgaacattgctattactttgtctatagtacattttccattgcatctgctcatgtaggCTTTTCTTGAGGACATCCTCTTAATCCTTTTTTTATAATAGAATAGCATCTCATCTTGATCACATACCACATTtctttcagtcattccccagttgatgagcatccttTCAATCTCCAGtttcttgccaccagaaaaatGCTGCTATGTATATCCTTATATATAgatgtccttttccttcctgtttttcatctcttctggaatatagaccttgTGGTGACATAGCTAAGTCAAAGGGTAGACatggttttataactctttggaaaTGGTTCTAATTATTTTGCCTCTCATCTTCAAGATTTTTCTCTAGGGAAAAAGTTTTCCCCCTCAAATTCCTTTCTAGATTCAACTTATAGTCTTTTAGTCTAGTTGGTTTGATCGAGTTTTTGCGGGGGAGGGTTaggttttttggtttcttttgcaaggcaaatggggttaagtggcttgcccaaggccacacagctaggtaattattgtgtctgaggccggatttgaactcaggtactcctgactccaaggccagtgctctatccactgcaccacccagccacccctgtgATCTAGTTGATACTTGTTCATTGAAACTATCTGCCTACATCTCTTGGATAGTATGAAGATAAGGATAGTGCTCTCATCTCTACCAAGCCATGAAACACTACTCTGAATTCTTAATTTGGCTGTCTCAGATTCTTTACTCTCTAGATGTTCTTTCTCATCCTTAGCCTAAATTCCCATGCTTTAAATTCAGTTCATTCTCTTTTATAAATCTGAGCTCTGAGTATTATTATCCCTTGGACACCAATCTTCCATTGGCTCAAAGATGATTAGCAAGTCTCCATCATCCTTTTTGACTCTAACCTAAAATATCAAACTTTCCTTATTCAAAGTGGCAAGAATGAATTTAGGAAAAGAATTCTGCAAATTCTGGGACTTCTAGAAGAGACGTCTGATATCTGAAGGATCAGGAAAATTTTACCTAGGGGGGATTTTCAATATTTCTCTCATGTCATTTAGCTAgcttaattgtttctttttttcctaaaaataaagtaatataccCACCtggtagaaatataaataattaagacTCAGAAACAAATCCAATCCTTATGGAGGGAAGGGGTGAATTTAATGTCCAGTTTCAGTTGATCCAATGAAGTCTTTAAAATGGCCAAAGTAACATCAATCAGACACTCTTCACTGCCAGAactaaagaactttgaaattatcTGACCCTGGTGGTTGGGACAGCAGAAAACAGAGTTCTcatgatacatacatatatatatatatatatatatatatatatatatatatatatatatatatatatatatatacgtgtgtgtgtgtgtgtgtgtgtgtgtgtgtgtgtgtttgtgtgtgtgtaagtcCCCAACAATGACTGGAGAGGAGccagaaattgaagaaacaaacaaaatgtagAGTTGTTTTTCTATCATAAGACATACTAGAGTTCCAAAAAGTCAAatcacaaagaaagaagaaaagcaatgaaaaaagaaaaaagagtgagaaagatagagaagaagagaagatagttaaaagttatataattttactgCCTTTTTGGatgttgttttaaaaatttgttttctggaatgtttggaccaattcacagtcacaaaaaaatatctcttttcatGCAGCCcttctaatatttgtcatttttagttCTCTATGATTATTTGATAAATGTGAGTGTGGGATGGGGTAAACATCAGTTATCTAATTTACACTTTTCTGTTATTTAGAACCTATTTTAATATGACTGTTGATAACTTGTATTTCATCTTTTGAGAACTGTATATTCTAAATCCATGCATAAACATATTTGGATTCATCTACTTCAGGTTTGTCCAACTCTTCAGAATGACTCCTTTTAAGggatttcttagcaaagatacagaagtgattttccatttccttcttcagcttattttatagctgagaaactgaggcaaacaggattaaatgacttatgcaggatcatagagttagtatgtttctgaggtcaggtttgaacttggatcttcctgaatccagtttCAATGTTCTATTTACTCTGCTACTGGATAACATATCTTTATCAAATGTATTTGCAGCAaaaatttttcacatttaaaaatgtctctttgtggttctgattttttttatttgcttttggtGAAAAACGTTTTTCAAATTTATGTAATTAAAactgttttatcttttatatctatctctattcctttctttgtcaagaatttttttcataatagtgtggtgtttatctttttcctttatctataATTTCTTTATGATTTAATATTTAGTCATATATTTGATAGTAACATAATGAATTGTTAGCCTAATCCTATTTTCTGCCAGTCAgcttatttttctaatgaatctTTAGACCAGTGATCAGTTTCTTCTTATGTATCtgatctgttccattgatctccCTTCTTATGTTTAaccattacaaaatattttttgtaatgtttcaGATTATAAAGTTTGAAATCTGGCATCCCTGGGCCctatttcttcccattttttcatgattttccataaggaattgtaaacatttttt from Macrotis lagotis isolate mMagLag1 chromosome 4, bilby.v1.9.chrom.fasta, whole genome shotgun sequence includes the following:
- the LOC141522796 gene encoding ribonuclease 7-like, giving the protein MATFQLMLLGLWVTMFLVIAATPPGLTEAKWFEVQHMRKSKISTTNDDKYCTDEMKLINSHISHCKNFNTFLYSSDQNKINEVCFTPKIMCKNSEKNCHKSSSKISITKCMFISGSNPNCLYHGTSEMAYFVIACEPTSSKESKSKLLPIHLETTIKD